The following proteins are co-located in the Flammeovirga kamogawensis genome:
- a CDS encoding type I polyketide synthase, with the protein MKDTNQLLKKTPVAIVGMASCFADSENLEKYWENIIQGVDCIKEVPDDRWKISDYYDPDPFAEDKTYCKVGGFIPKIDFNPMEFGLPPNILEVTDASQLLGLAVAKDALTDAGYAPGSEELKSEVKERTGVILGVGGGQKLIIPLTARLQYPIWRRALESMGMPEEQIAVAIEKMKAAFVPWTENSFPGLLGNVISGRIANRFDFGGINSVVDAACAASLSAIKMAVSELIEKRADMMVTGGVDTDNSPFMYMSFSKTPAFSRKGSIRPFDHESDGMLIGEGVGMMVMKRLEDAERDGDKIYAVINGIGGSSDGRYKSVYAPRPSGQALAMDRAYEEAGYDASTVGLIEAHGTGTGAGDASEGESMKMVFGKNSDRLNHIALGSVKSQIGHTKAAAGAAGMIKAALSLHHKILPGTINVTKPNPKVNIETSPLYINNETRPWFQKDSATPLRAGVSAFGFGGVNLHFSLEEYKPTPKAQYRVHNIHKQWLLTDVTSSALVALVQKHIAGLKGDNAKAYYKEVSATAFAESIPDGQPRVGFVASSIEDTLKKLEAFASGIAKDANVAEWKNPILNVWYRNAAYNGKNNVAALFAGQGSQYVNMGGEIAWSFPDVRDVFVKANETFEASNKSPLTETVYPIPVFSDEERKQQQATLTATENAQPAIGALSVGMYHILKNAGFNASFFAGHSYGELSALYASGAIDLATFLTLSKERGQAMSAQAGVDAGTMMAVKADVVAVQPYIGKYKNVQVANINSGTQVILGGAVNELTALKAELKAAGLLATILPVSAAFHTPFVGHASKPFAAVIDNANIVAPKGKLYSNTLGTAYPAQPQFIKETLKRHILSPVLFKDQIEKMYQEGARVFVEFGPKNILSNLTSEILAGKDHQVISLNANAKKNSEVQLREAAVQLAVMGIALQNFDPYARPVQAAGAKSKMNVQISGTNYLTPAFKKRYQDILEKGGKVLAKKAPLVEEIETVIAETTDMSQVIEEKLRQKQNSASMAEKAVLDQIQADIQRLTEQQSRIEQMLSSLFNMQTNNQLESAAAPVQQQIASPVETPVAPAPVAAAPVTPTPAPVVETPAAGGVSNAEIEASLLVVIAEKTGYPSEMLEMEMDMEADLGIDSIKRVEIFGAMTEANPSVQGVDPQELAELRTLAQIAEYISGKAGATSAPAAAPAPVAAEPVTPTPAPVAVTPAAGGVTNAEIEASLLVVIAEKTGYPSEMLEMEMDMEADLGIDSIKRVEIFGAMTEANPSVQGVDPQELAELRTLAQIAEYISGKAGATSAPAAAPAPVAAAPVTPTPAPVVETPSAGGVTNAEIEASLLVVIAEKTGYPSEMLEMEMDMEADLGIDSIKRVEIFGAMTEANPSVQGVDPQELAELRTLAQIAEYISGKAGATSAPAAAPAPVAAAPVTPTPAPVVETPSAGGVTNAEIEASLLVVIAEKTGYPSEMLEMEMDMEADLGIDSIKRVEIFGAMTEANPSVQGVDPQELAELRTLAQIAEYISGKAGATSAPAAAPAPVAAAPVAATPAAGGVTNAEIEASLLEVIAEKTGYPSEMLEMEMDMEADLGIDSIKRVEIFGAMTEANPSVQGVDPQELAELRTLAQIAEYISGKAGATTSSTELEKKKSTKQLEEVIVEDHTSFVSGNYDRVPRSSVQVKYIPEPDQLVIDNDANAWTVMTNDGSGLSVSLAQELLAEGRNVAVLTMPSSLVRQAAVTLPQGAKELQLSDVSDDAIKSALAQIGGVDQFIYVHPHFRFPLGQWGMHFDKEKELLKSAYLLAKHLKPSLNDYAAKSTRASFMTVTRLEGAFGTKNPGNVSVIGGGLFGLTKSMNLEWTNVFCRAVDLSSQLKAEVAAKKVIAELKDADVTTTETAYNDEGKRFTLQAVVEPHKAGTVRTSSITSESVFLVTGGAKGVTADCVRAMAKTYKSKFILVGRSALTDSEPAWAQGVADEPALKRNAMMALKEAGEKPLPKAINKMVGAVLSQREIQENLAYIESVGAKAYYTAADVTNAEALKAAVEPIVAQAGKITGIIHGAGRLADKLIENKTATDFDNVYDVKISGLLAAVAAGSIHDIKHVVLFSSVAGFYGNVGQSDYAMANEVLNRVAHLFKKNHPDVHIASINWGAWDAGMVSGELKKMFEAYGVALVPSEEGPVAMVDQLSDAFADQPQVILGGTLPLAKADLSGDLKTYTVKRNMTEEKNPFLQHHMIQGNAVLPIVNASTWMVQTATDLYPGFNIQRVDNAKLFKGIVFDGKQAEDYTITVKETSKSEDTVTMTVNVSSNNGGKLPLNHYQTQITLTSKGVEAPVVALPNTSAAPAVADASSVYTDGTLFHGSDFNGIKSILEMNEKNMVFLCEHDGVTEERQGQVPVKKVNPYLMDIMYQGAVVWVRRFHGAASLPLSTEYVEIFDALPFGKPFYVQIEVKKADDFSMVSDITAYDAETGKVYMKSYGAAMTISRELTWS; encoded by the coding sequence ATGAAAGATACAAACCAACTACTCAAGAAAACGCCAGTTGCCATTGTTGGTATGGCTTCTTGTTTTGCGGATTCTGAGAACCTCGAGAAATACTGGGAAAACATCATTCAAGGTGTTGACTGTATTAAGGAAGTTCCAGATGATCGCTGGAAGATTTCTGATTACTATGATCCAGATCCTTTTGCAGAAGATAAGACATACTGTAAAGTGGGTGGGTTTATTCCAAAAATTGATTTTAACCCAATGGAGTTTGGTTTACCACCAAATATCCTTGAGGTAACAGATGCTTCTCAACTATTAGGTTTAGCCGTAGCTAAAGATGCATTAACGGATGCTGGATATGCTCCAGGTTCTGAAGAATTAAAATCAGAAGTAAAAGAAAGAACAGGTGTTATCCTTGGTGTAGGTGGTGGACAGAAGTTGATCATTCCTTTAACAGCTCGTTTACAGTATCCAATCTGGAGAAGAGCGTTAGAGTCAATGGGTATGCCAGAGGAACAAATTGCTGTAGCTATCGAGAAAATGAAAGCTGCATTTGTGCCTTGGACAGAAAACTCTTTCCCTGGTTTGTTAGGTAACGTTATTTCTGGTCGTATCGCTAACAGATTCGACTTTGGAGGTATCAACTCAGTAGTGGATGCAGCATGTGCAGCCTCTTTATCAGCTATTAAAATGGCTGTTTCTGAATTGATAGAAAAACGTGCTGATATGATGGTAACTGGTGGTGTTGATACAGACAACTCTCCATTTATGTACATGTCATTCTCAAAAACACCAGCATTTTCTCGTAAAGGAAGTATTCGTCCTTTCGATCACGAATCAGACGGTATGTTGATTGGTGAAGGTGTTGGTATGATGGTCATGAAACGTTTAGAAGATGCTGAACGTGATGGTGATAAAATCTATGCTGTAATTAATGGTATTGGTGGTTCATCAGATGGTCGTTATAAATCTGTTTATGCTCCTCGTCCTTCAGGACAAGCATTAGCAATGGACAGAGCTTACGAAGAAGCAGGTTATGATGCATCAACAGTTGGTTTAATCGAAGCACACGGTACAGGTACTGGTGCAGGAGATGCTTCTGAAGGTGAATCAATGAAAATGGTTTTTGGTAAAAACTCTGACCGTTTAAATCACATTGCATTAGGTTCAGTGAAATCACAAATTGGTCATACAAAAGCAGCAGCAGGTGCGGCAGGTATGATTAAAGCTGCATTATCACTTCACCATAAAATATTACCGGGTACGATTAACGTAACCAAACCAAACCCTAAAGTTAATATCGAGACATCTCCATTATATATTAATAATGAGACACGTCCTTGGTTCCAAAAAGATTCAGCTACGCCATTAAGAGCGGGTGTTTCTGCCTTTGGTTTTGGTGGTGTAAATTTACACTTCTCATTAGAAGAATATAAGCCTACACCAAAAGCTCAATACAGAGTACATAATATCCATAAGCAATGGTTATTAACTGATGTTACTTCATCAGCGTTAGTTGCTTTGGTTCAAAAACATATTGCAGGTCTTAAAGGTGATAATGCTAAGGCATATTACAAAGAAGTATCAGCAACTGCATTTGCAGAAAGTATTCCTGATGGTCAGCCAAGAGTTGGTTTCGTTGCATCTTCTATTGAAGATACATTGAAAAAACTTGAAGCTTTTGCTTCAGGAATTGCTAAAGATGCAAATGTTGCAGAGTGGAAAAACCCAATATTAAATGTTTGGTATAGAAACGCTGCGTATAACGGAAAGAACAATGTAGCGGCATTATTTGCTGGTCAGGGTTCTCAATACGTTAACATGGGTGGTGAGATTGCATGGTCTTTCCCTGATGTTCGTGATGTATTTGTTAAAGCTAACGAGACGTTCGAAGCAAGTAACAAATCACCTTTAACTGAAACAGTTTACCCTATCCCAGTTTTCTCTGACGAAGAGCGTAAACAACAACAAGCAACACTTACAGCTACAGAAAATGCTCAGCCAGCAATTGGTGCATTGAGCGTTGGTATGTACCATATCTTAAAGAATGCAGGTTTTAATGCTTCATTCTTTGCAGGTCACTCTTATGGTGAACTTTCTGCACTTTATGCTTCTGGAGCAATTGACTTAGCAACTTTCTTAACGTTATCGAAAGAAAGAGGTCAGGCAATGTCTGCTCAAGCAGGTGTTGATGCAGGTACTATGATGGCAGTGAAAGCTGACGTTGTAGCTGTTCAACCTTATATTGGCAAATACAAGAATGTTCAAGTTGCTAACATTAACTCTGGCACTCAAGTTATTTTGGGTGGTGCAGTAAATGAATTAACAGCATTGAAAGCAGAATTAAAAGCGGCAGGGTTGTTAGCGACAATCTTACCAGTTTCTGCGGCATTCCATACACCATTTGTAGGACATGCTTCTAAACCTTTTGCAGCAGTAATTGACAATGCAAACATTGTTGCTCCTAAAGGTAAATTGTACTCTAATACACTAGGTACAGCATACCCAGCACAACCTCAGTTTATCAAAGAGACTTTAAAGCGTCATATCTTAAGTCCTGTTTTATTTAAAGACCAAATTGAAAAAATGTACCAAGAAGGTGCTAGAGTCTTTGTAGAATTTGGACCAAAAAATATCCTTTCAAACTTAACATCTGAAATCTTAGCAGGAAAAGATCATCAAGTGATTTCTTTAAACGCAAATGCTAAGAAAAACTCAGAAGTACAGTTGAGAGAAGCTGCAGTTCAACTTGCAGTTATGGGTATCGCTCTTCAAAACTTTGATCCTTATGCTCGTCCTGTACAAGCAGCAGGAGCAAAATCTAAAATGAATGTTCAGATTTCAGGTACAAACTACTTGACTCCTGCATTTAAGAAGAGATACCAAGACATCTTAGAAAAAGGTGGAAAAGTGCTTGCTAAAAAAGCACCATTAGTAGAAGAAATTGAAACAGTGATTGCTGAGACAACAGATATGTCTCAGGTCATTGAAGAAAAATTACGTCAGAAACAAAATTCAGCTTCCATGGCAGAGAAGGCAGTATTGGATCAAATCCAAGCGGATATTCAACGTTTAACAGAACAACAATCTCGTATTGAGCAAATGTTGTCATCGTTGTTCAACATGCAAACAAATAACCAATTGGAATCGGCAGCGGCTCCAGTTCAACAACAAATTGCATCACCAGTTGAAACACCAGTAGCTCCTGCTCCAGTAGCAGCAGCACCTGTAACGCCAACTCCAGCACCAGTAGTAGAAACACCAGCAGCAGGTGGCGTATCTAATGCAGAAATTGAAGCATCATTATTAGTAGTGATTGCAGAGAAGACGGGTTACCCATCAGAAATGTTGGAAATGGAAATGGACATGGAAGCAGACTTAGGTATCGACTCAATTAAAAGAGTAGAGATCTTCGGTGCTATGACGGAAGCTAATCCATCAGTTCAAGGAGTAGATCCACAAGAATTAGCTGAATTAAGAACTTTAGCTCAAATTGCTGAGTATATTTCAGGAAAAGCAGGCGCTACATCAGCACCTGCAGCAGCACCTGCTCCAGTAGCGGCGGAACCTGTAACGCCAACTCCAGCACCAGTAGCAGTAACACCAGCAGCGGGTGGCGTAACAAATGCAGAAATCGAAGCATCATTATTAGTAGTGATTGCAGAGAAGACGGGTTACCCATCAGAAATGTTGGAAATGGAAATGGATATGGAAGCAGACTTAGGTATCGACTCAATTAAAAGAGTAGAGATCTTCGGTGCTATGACAGAAGCAAATCCATCAGTTCAAGGAGTAGATCCACAAGAATTAGCTGAATTAAGAACTTTAGCTCAAATTGCTGAATACATTTCAGGAAAAGCGGGTGCAACATCAGCACCTGCAGCAGCTCCTGCTCCAGTAGCAGCAGCACCTGTAACGCCAACTCCAGCACCAGTAGTTGAGACACCATCAGCAGGTGGCGTAACAAATGCAGAAATTGAAGCATCATTATTAGTAGTGATTGCAGAGAAGACGGGTTACCCATCAGAAATGTTGGAAATGGAAATGGATATGGAAGCAGACTTAGGTATCGACTCAATTAAAAGAGTAGAGATCTTCGGTGCTATGACAGAAGCAAATCCATCAGTTCAAGGAGTAGATCCACAAGAATTAGCTGAATTAAGAACTTTAGCTCAAATTGCTGAATACATTTCAGGAAAAGCGGGTGCAACATCAGCACCTGCAGCAGCTCCTGCTCCAGTAGCAGCAGCACCTGTAACGCCAACTCCAGCACCAGTAGTTGAGACACCATCAGCAGGTGGCGTAACAAATGCAGAAATTGAAGCATCATTATTAGTAGTGATTGCAGAGAAGACGGGTTACCCATCAGAAATGTTGGAAATGGAAATGGATATGGAAGCAGACTTAGGTATCGACTCAATTAAAAGAGTAGAGATCTTCGGTGCTATGACAGAAGCAAATCCATCAGTTCAAGGAGTAGATCCACAAGAATTAGCAGAGTTAAGAACTTTAGCTCAAATTGCAGAATACATTTCAGGTAAAGCAGGCGCAACATCAGCACCTGCAGCAGCTCCTGCTCCAGTAGCGGCAGCACCAGTAGCAGCAACACCAGCAGCGGGTGGTGTAACAAATGCAGAAATTGAAGCATCACTTTTAGAAGTAATTGCAGAGAAGACGGGTTACCCATCAGAAATGTTGGAAATGGAAATGGATATGGAAGCAGATTTAGGTATCGACTCAATTAAAAGAGTAGAGATCTTCGGTGCTATGACAGAAGCAAATCCATCAGTTCAAGGAGTAGATCCACAAGAACTTGCAGAACTGCGAACGCTCGCCCAGATTGCTGAGTATATCTCAGGTAAAGCAGGCGCAACTACAAGTTCTACGGAACTTGAAAAAAAAAAGTCTACTAAGCAGTTAGAAGAAGTAATTGTAGAAGATCACACGTCATTTGTTTCAGGAAACTATGACCGTGTACCACGTTCTTCTGTTCAAGTTAAATATATTCCCGAGCCAGATCAGTTGGTTATCGATAACGATGCAAATGCATGGACAGTCATGACAAACGATGGCTCGGGATTATCTGTTTCTTTAGCACAAGAATTATTGGCTGAAGGCAGAAATGTAGCGGTATTGACAATGCCATCAAGTTTGGTTCGCCAAGCGGCAGTAACTTTACCACAAGGAGCAAAAGAGCTTCAATTATCAGATGTTTCTGATGATGCAATTAAAAGTGCTTTAGCACAAATCGGAGGAGTAGATCAGTTTATTTATGTTCACCCTCACTTCCGTTTTCCTTTAGGACAATGGGGTATGCATTTCGATAAAGAAAAAGAATTATTGAAATCAGCGTATTTGTTAGCAAAACACTTGAAGCCGTCGTTAAACGATTACGCGGCTAAATCTACAAGAGCTTCTTTCATGACAGTAACTCGTTTAGAAGGAGCATTTGGTACTAAGAACCCAGGAAATGTATCTGTGATTGGTGGAGGCTTGTTTGGTCTTACAAAATCAATGAACCTAGAATGGACGAATGTATTCTGTAGAGCGGTAGACTTGTCATCTCAATTAAAAGCAGAAGTAGCTGCAAAGAAAGTAATTGCAGAATTGAAAGATGCAGATGTTACTACAACTGAAACAGCTTACAATGACGAAGGAAAACGTTTTACGCTTCAAGCGGTTGTAGAACCTCATAAAGCAGGAACGGTAAGAACTTCTAGTATTACTTCAGAAAGCGTTTTCTTGGTAACAGGTGGTGCAAAAGGTGTAACAGCAGATTGTGTTCGAGCAATGGCGAAAACGTACAAATCTAAATTTATTTTAGTTGGTAGATCGGCATTGACAGATTCAGAACCTGCATGGGCACAAGGTGTGGCAGACGAGCCAGCACTTAAACGTAATGCAATGATGGCCTTAAAAGAAGCTGGAGAGAAACCACTTCCAAAGGCAATAAATAAAATGGTAGGTGCGGTACTTTCTCAAAGAGAAATCCAAGAGAATTTAGCGTATATCGAAAGTGTAGGAGCAAAAGCATATTACACTGCAGCTGACGTAACAAATGCAGAAGCATTAAAAGCAGCAGTTGAACCAATAGTAGCACAAGCAGGTAAGATAACTGGTATTATCCATGGTGCAGGAAGATTGGCAGATAAGCTAATCGAAAACAAAACAGCAACAGACTTCGATAATGTATATGATGTAAAGATTTCAGGACTATTGGCCGCAGTAGCAGCAGGTAGCATTCATGACATCAAACACGTAGTATTGTTCTCTTCTGTAGCAGGTTTCTATGGTAATGTTGGTCAATCAGATTATGCAATGGCCAATGAAGTATTGAACAGAGTAGCTCATTTATTTAAGAAAAACCATCCAGATGTTCATATCGCCTCTATTAACTGGGGAGCATGGGATGCAGGAATGGTAAGTGGTGAGTTAAAGAAAATGTTCGAAGCTTACGGTGTAGCATTAGTTCCTTCTGAAGAAGGTCCGGTTGCAATGGTAGATCAATTAAGTGATGCCTTTGCAGATCAGCCTCAAGTGATATTAGGTGGTACTTTACCATTAGCAAAAGCAGATTTATCAGGTGATTTAAAAACATATACGGTAAAGAGGAATATGACGGAGGAGAAAAATCCTTTCTTACAACATCATATGATTCAAGGAAACGCAGTGCTTCCTATCGTAAATGCATCAACTTGGATGGTACAAACAGCTACTGATTTATATCCTGGCTTTAACATTCAACGTGTTGATAATGCGAAACTTTTCAAAGGAATCGTATTTGATGGTAAGCAAGCGGAAGATTACACTATTACAGTAAAAGAGACATCAAAATCAGAAGATACTGTAACTATGACAGTGAATGTCTCTAGCAATAATGGTGGAAAACTTCCCTTGAACCATTACCAAACACAAATCACTTTAACTTCTAAAGGAGTTGAAGCTCCTGTAGTTGCATTGCCTAATACAAGTGCAGCTCCAGCAGTAGCAGATGCTTCTTCGGTATATACAGATGGAACGTTGTTTCATGGTTCAGATTTCAACGGAATCAAATCGATTCTAGAAATGAACGAAAAAAACATGGTGTTCTTATGTGAGCATGATGGGGTAACAGAAGAACGTCAGGGACAGGTACCTGTTAAAAAGGTAAACCCTTACTTGATGGACATTATGTATCAAGGAGCAGTCGTTTGGGTACGTCGTTTCCATGGTGCAGCAAGTTTACCTTTAAGTACTGAATATGTAGAGATCTTCGATGCTCTTCCTTTTGGAAAGCCGTTCTACGTTCAAATCGAAGTGAAAAAAGCAGATGACTTCTCAATGGTTTCTGATATCACAGCCTATGATGCAGAAACTGGAAAAGTTTATATGAAAAGTTATGGCGCAGCAATGACAATCAGTCGTGAGCTAACTTGGTCATAA